The genomic window ACCTGGTCTGCACACATACACATATTGTGGTGCAAGAGATACCAACCACCTGCAACAGCTCTGCAGAGCAAGATGACTGCTTGTGCGCACATGAACACAAAAGGGCGAGCTTTCGAATTCTTGTCTGAACAGGGAGTGCATAAATAGCACCCAAAAGGAAGAGCATGAGAAAATGTGATTTGTAAGGGATGACAAATCTATGCGCTGGCTGCTGCACCATCAGATATACAGAGTTCAGGCCCAATTTAAACGTAAATGCACAAGGGCACAGTAATACGTAGCCACAGCCTAAAGGTTCAGAAATAACAGTGTCTTTGATCCGTATGCCTCTTGCATGAAAACTCAGCCAGCACTATCAGAACGAAGAAATACCTGATGCTTGTCGGAGTTTTTCGTAGGAAACCCAGAACACAAACTGCCAGGGGCCAAGCCTGGCCCATGTAGGTAAGAAGCCCTTCCACAATGCTGTCAGGCCCTCATGTTTGACGGTCTTGACCAAACAATCATAAGAATTCCTGTATAGAGCCTTCGCCTCCAGGCCCTGGTTCATCATCCTGGTTTTGATCACATCCGCTGGGCAGCTCAATGTAGTCGCACACAGACCAGAGGCAACAGAGGCTAGTGTGTGAGCATACAAGTTATCGTCGCTGATCTGCTTGCGGATGATGAAATGCTTTGCCTGGTCATAGCAGGTCAACTCGCCCATGTTGACAAGAAATGCTCGCTGGGCATTAGGACCAACCCCCTTCCAAAGTCCTAACAGACCTTCTGCACGGGTGATTTTCGTGAAGGCGTCTAAGATCCCTGTATACCGAGGTTGGATGCCTTGGGCcaacaatctgctgtctgcttgcaTCCTTACCTTGATGAGATCAGCTGGGCTTGCCACCACCTGCACTGCAAAGTAGGAGGCACGTTAACTATTGCGTTAGATAGCAATATATAGGGCAATACTTACATTTGTTAAGAGACCATGATTCTAAATCTAGCAGATAACTATAACACCGCTCAATGGTAGCACCTCTGACTCCAGATCAGAAGGACTATAACATGCTCATCACTGGCTGTCTCTCCTT from Triticum urartu cultivar G1812 unplaced genomic scaffold, Tu2.1 TuUngrouped_contig_5309, whole genome shotgun sequence includes these protein-coding regions:
- the LOC125529057 gene encoding mitochondrial uncoupling protein 3 (The sequence of the model RefSeq protein was modified relative to this genomic sequence to represent the inferred CDS: added 281 bases not found in genome assembly), which encodes MSPRAAGDRRESETLAKVSLSSVSAAAAEVSTFPLDALKTRLQLHRSTGVGGGGGGVVRVAGELVRDGGLYRGLSPAVLRHLFYTPLRIVGYEHLRSSLAGGGREVGLLEKAGAGGASGVAAQVVASPADLIKVRMQADSRLLAQGIQPRYTGILDAFTKITRAEGLLGLWKGVGPNAQRAFLVNMGELTCYDQAKHFIIRKQISDDNLYAHTLASVASGLCATTLSCPADVIKTRMMNQGLEAKALYRNSYDCLVKTVKHEGLTALWKGFLPTWARLGPWQFVFWVSYEKLRQASGISSF